One genomic segment of Pelagerythrobacter marensis includes these proteins:
- a CDS encoding TonB-dependent receptor domain-containing protein, which translates to MPRLSSTASFLAIAAFAIAPAFAQVDPSAAPDIAQGGDTGSGEDDAEIVVTAERIRGQVDTDVPPVFELDAEEIASYGAGSIEELIELLAPQTGSGRGRGSGRPVFLVNGQRVGGFREFRRYPPEAIEKVEVLPEEVALQFGYPADQRVINFILKDNFASREVELEYGGPDRGGTANGEIELSQLTINGSRRTNIGFEFNTNSMLTEDERDIVQTPGSTPTVAGDPDPAPFRSLRSDAESWELDATINDSLGEAPGSGTYSLNAGIERSFSRSLSGLDVVTLTDGGASAVRTIDDDPLERRNRSTTYSFGGSLNKPVGDWMLDATLDASRADSTSLIDARRDTGVLQDLVDAGELEIDGVLPAIAPGSVDRADSTTYSADFKTTLRGAPFMLPAGEARVTFDSGYSWNRIESTDTRSDAGELAQTRGNLNAGVNVGLPIASEREGFLGALGEVNLNLAAGVDHLSDFGTLANATAGLAWRPTERLSLQASYIWREAAPSLSQLGDPVITDFNVPVYDFSRGESVLATIVTGGNPGLAAETQRDIKLAANYELDLFDRANIVVEYFRNRSDDVTQSFPLLTPAIEAAFPDRVVRDGGGNLISIDRRPVTFAGTKSSRLRYGINLFGRVGKEEVESAGSASGGGERGGRGMRTAAAAAAPQPPANGGEGPPAPARASASTPQADGERRGRFDPARMAEMRQRFCATPEGEMPDLSGLPERMLARLKGDDGQIDPARIAMLRERFCSEEGAAAGGQFRRMDSERFTALRQTLCADPAAPVDVDALPEQVRARITGENGQIDPARLAAFRERVCAMPEPGAEGGPPPGGGEAGAGGDGRPRAGGGGRGGGGRGGFGRGGDGQGRWNLGLYHSIEFENEVLVAPGGPVLDQLSGEAIGSGIPRHKIELEGGVFYKGVGLRLSGNYQSATRIDGSGLPGSQDLFFDDIAKFDLRAFVALDQQKWLAGDTPGFWKGARLSLRVDNLFDARQRVTDSTGAVPLSYQPLLTDPLGRTFEIEFRKLF; encoded by the coding sequence TTGCCGAGACTGTCCAGCACCGCATCTTTCCTCGCCATTGCCGCATTCGCCATCGCCCCGGCTTTCGCCCAGGTCGATCCGTCTGCCGCGCCCGATATTGCCCAGGGCGGCGATACGGGCAGCGGCGAAGACGACGCCGAAATCGTGGTCACGGCGGAGCGTATTCGCGGCCAGGTGGATACCGATGTACCCCCGGTGTTCGAGCTGGATGCCGAGGAAATCGCATCCTACGGCGCGGGGTCGATCGAGGAACTGATCGAGCTGCTCGCCCCCCAGACCGGATCGGGCCGCGGGCGCGGATCGGGCCGGCCGGTGTTCCTCGTCAACGGCCAGCGCGTCGGCGGTTTCCGTGAGTTCCGCCGCTATCCGCCCGAGGCGATCGAGAAAGTCGAAGTCCTGCCCGAAGAGGTGGCGCTGCAATTCGGCTATCCGGCGGACCAGCGGGTGATCAACTTCATCCTGAAGGACAACTTTGCCTCTCGCGAAGTCGAGCTGGAATATGGCGGTCCCGATCGCGGCGGCACGGCGAACGGCGAGATCGAACTGTCGCAGCTGACCATCAATGGATCGCGCCGGACCAATATCGGTTTCGAGTTCAACACCAATTCGATGCTGACAGAGGACGAGCGCGATATCGTGCAGACCCCCGGCAGCACACCCACGGTGGCGGGCGACCCCGACCCTGCACCGTTCCGCAGCCTGCGCTCCGATGCGGAAAGCTGGGAACTCGACGCCACGATCAACGACAGTCTGGGCGAGGCCCCCGGTTCGGGCACATATTCGCTTAACGCGGGGATAGAGCGCAGCTTCAGCCGCTCGCTTTCCGGCCTCGACGTCGTGACGCTGACCGATGGCGGCGCAAGCGCGGTGCGCACGATCGACGACGATCCGCTGGAACGGCGCAATCGGTCGACCACCTATTCGTTCGGCGGCTCGCTGAACAAGCCGGTCGGCGACTGGATGCTCGATGCCACGCTCGATGCCAGCCGGGCCGACAGCACATCGCTGATCGACGCGCGGCGCGATACCGGCGTGCTGCAGGATCTGGTCGATGCCGGGGAACTGGAAATCGACGGTGTGCTGCCCGCGATCGCGCCGGGCAGCGTGGACCGCGCCGACAGCACGACCTATTCGGCCGATTTCAAGACGACGCTGCGCGGCGCGCCCTTCATGCTGCCGGCGGGCGAGGCGCGGGTAACCTTCGACAGCGGCTATTCGTGGAACCGGATCGAAAGCACCGATACCCGTTCGGACGCGGGCGAACTGGCGCAGACGCGCGGCAACCTGAACGCCGGGGTCAATGTCGGCCTGCCGATTGCCAGCGAGCGTGAAGGGTTCCTGGGCGCGCTGGGCGAAGTGAACCTCAACCTGGCCGCCGGGGTCGATCACCTCTCCGATTTCGGCACGCTGGCCAATGCCACTGCCGGCCTGGCCTGGCGCCCGACCGAGCGCCTTTCGCTCCAGGCCAGTTATATCTGGCGCGAAGCGGCCCCCAGCCTTTCGCAACTGGGCGATCCGGTGATCACCGATTTCAACGTGCCGGTGTACGATTTCAGCCGCGGTGAAAGCGTGCTGGCCACTATCGTGACGGGCGGCAATCCCGGTCTGGCCGCCGAAACGCAGCGCGACATCAAGCTGGCCGCCAATTACGAGCTGGACCTGTTCGATCGCGCCAACATCGTGGTCGAATACTTCCGCAACCGATCGGATGACGTCACGCAGTCGTTCCCGCTGCTGACGCCTGCGATAGAGGCCGCTTTCCCCGACCGTGTGGTGCGCGACGGGGGCGGCAACCTGATTTCGATCGACCGTCGCCCGGTGACTTTCGCGGGCACCAAAAGTTCGCGGCTGCGCTACGGCATCAACCTCTTCGGCCGGGTGGGCAAGGAAGAGGTGGAGAGTGCGGGCAGCGCAAGCGGCGGTGGCGAACGCGGAGGGCGGGGCATGCGCACCGCCGCCGCGGCTGCTGCTCCCCAGCCGCCAGCCAACGGCGGCGAAGGGCCGCCGGCACCGGCGCGTGCTTCTGCCTCTACCCCGCAGGCCGACGGCGAACGGCGTGGCCGGTTCGATCCGGCGCGCATGGCCGAAATGCGCCAGCGGTTCTGCGCCACGCCCGAAGGCGAAATGCCCGATCTTTCCGGCTTGCCCGAACGGATGCTTGCGCGGTTGAAGGGCGACGACGGGCAGATCGATCCCGCACGGATCGCGATGCTGCGCGAACGCTTCTGCAGCGAGGAAGGCGCCGCCGCCGGTGGACAGTTCCGCCGCATGGACTCGGAACGGTTCACCGCCTTGCGTCAGACGCTCTGCGCCGATCCGGCGGCACCGGTCGATGTCGATGCCCTGCCCGAACAGGTCCGGGCGCGGATCACCGGTGAAAACGGCCAGATCGACCCGGCGCGGCTCGCCGCGTTCCGCGAGCGGGTCTGCGCCATGCCCGAACCGGGGGCCGAAGGCGGCCCTCCGCCGGGCGGTGGTGAAGCAGGCGCGGGCGGTGACGGGCGCCCGCGTGCCGGCGGCGGCGGACGGGGCGGTGGTGGCCGTGGCGGCTTCGGCCGTGGCGGCGACGGGCAGGGCCGCTGGAACCTGGGCCTCTACCATTCGATCGAGTTCGAGAACGAAGTGCTCGTGGCGCCCGGCGGCCCGGTGCTCGACCAATTGAGCGGCGAGGCGATCGGCAGCGGCATCCCGCGCCACAAGATCGAGCTGGAAGGCGGGGTGTTCTACAAGGGCGTCGGCCTGCGGCTTTCGGGCAATTACCAGTCGGCCACCCGCATCGACGGCAGCGGGCTGCCGGGATCGCAGGACCTGTTCTTCGACGATATCGCGAAGTTCGATCTGCGCGCCTTCGTTGCGCTCGACCAGCAGAAATGGCTGGCGGGCGATACGCCGGGCTTCTGGAAGGGTGCGCGCCTGTCGCTGCGGGTGGACAACCTGTTCGACGCACGCCAGCGGGTGACCGATAGCACCGGCGCGGTGCCGCTCAGCTATCAGCCACTGCTGACCGATCCGCTGGGCCGCACGTTCGAAATCGAATTCCGCAAGCTGTTCTAG
- the infA gene encoding translation initiation factor IF-1 has translation MAKEELLEMRGKVVELLPNAMFRVELENGHEVLGHTAGKMRKNRIRVLVGDEVLCELTPYDLTKARITYRFMPGRGGPGPQ, from the coding sequence ATGGCCAAAGAAGAACTCCTCGAAATGCGCGGCAAGGTGGTGGAGCTGCTACCCAACGCGATGTTCCGGGTCGAGCTCGAAAACGGTCACGAGGTTCTCGGTCATACCGCGGGCAAGATGCGCAAGAATCGCATCCGCGTGCTCGTGGGGGACGAGGTGCTGTGCGAGCTGACGCCTTACGACCTGACCAAGGCGCGGATCACTTACCGCTTTATGCCCGGACGCGGCGGCCCGGGGCCGCAATAA
- a CDS encoding Maf family protein yields MTDRTTPPPARADAAPALVLASASPRRRELLARLGVEPAAIAPADIDETPHPAELPRVYAARMAREKAQAAADPARYVLAGDTVVAAGRRILPKAEDEATARTCLQLLSGRRHRVFSSVALLYPDGTLRERLSETSVRFKRLSREELDAYIAGGEWHGKAGGYAIQGAAEGLVAWIQGSHSGVVGLPLFETRALLLAAGFRLG; encoded by the coding sequence ATGACCGACCGCACCACTCCGCCGCCTGCGCGCGCGGATGCAGCCCCTGCCCTGGTTCTCGCATCCGCCAGCCCGCGCCGGCGCGAGCTGCTGGCGCGCCTGGGGGTGGAGCCGGCTGCCATCGCGCCTGCCGACATCGACGAGACACCGCATCCGGCGGAACTGCCGCGGGTCTATGCCGCACGCATGGCGCGGGAGAAGGCCCAGGCCGCGGCCGATCCGGCGCGCTACGTGCTCGCCGGCGATACGGTCGTCGCGGCCGGGCGGCGTATTCTGCCCAAGGCCGAAGACGAGGCGACCGCGCGCACCTGCCTGCAATTGCTGTCGGGCCGGCGGCACCGCGTGTTCTCCTCGGTCGCGCTGCTCTATCCCGACGGGACCCTGCGCGAACGGCTGAGCGAGACGAGCGTGCGCTTCAAGCGTCTCTCCCGCGAAGAGCTCGACGCCTATATCGCCGGCGGCGAATGGCACGGCAAAGCCGGGGGCTACGCGATCCAGGGCGCGGCGGAAGGGCTGGTGGCGTGGATTCAGGGCAGCCATTCGGGCGTGGTCGGCCTGCCGCTGTTCGAAACGCGCGCGCTGCTGCTGGCAGCGGGCTTCCGCCTTGGCTGA
- a CDS encoding ribonuclease gives MADWLIEEGIGEHRAVRIADGRIVESQVEWPGRAAPGHVLDARLVARTAGSARGTVALPGGEEALVSRLPREAAEGAALRVEIVRAAIGERGRSKLAQARPSAAPPATPTLAERLSAAGHAARVVHAFPPCDWDDLIGEAFDARIDFAGGALLFAPTPGMTVIDIDGPRPPRELALAACAPIAAALRRFGLGGTVAIDFPTLPAREDRRTVDRALGAALEGWPHERTAMNGFGLVQLVARLERPSLLHLAHVAPAALAARRLLRRAERVAEPGALLLSCHPAVAAQVAPPWLEELTRRTGRTVRVESDAALAPEAGFAQAVSA, from the coding sequence TTGGCTGATTGGCTGATCGAGGAAGGGATTGGCGAACACCGCGCGGTGCGGATCGCCGATGGCCGGATCGTGGAATCGCAAGTGGAATGGCCGGGCCGGGCGGCGCCGGGGCACGTGCTCGACGCGCGGCTGGTGGCGCGCACCGCCGGTTCCGCTCGCGGCACGGTGGCATTGCCCGGCGGGGAGGAGGCGCTCGTCAGCCGCCTCCCGCGCGAGGCCGCCGAAGGGGCCGCACTGCGGGTCGAGATCGTGCGCGCCGCAATCGGGGAACGGGGCCGCAGCAAGCTGGCGCAGGCGCGGCCCAGCGCCGCGCCGCCCGCTACGCCCACGCTGGCCGAACGCCTCTCCGCCGCCGGGCACGCGGCGCGCGTGGTCCACGCCTTCCCGCCCTGCGACTGGGACGATCTGATCGGCGAGGCTTTCGACGCGCGGATCGATTTTGCGGGCGGCGCGCTGCTCTTCGCCCCGACGCCGGGGATGACGGTGATCGACATTGACGGGCCCCGGCCGCCGCGCGAACTGGCGCTTGCCGCCTGCGCGCCCATCGCCGCCGCGCTGCGCCGTTTCGGGCTGGGCGGGACGGTCGCGATCGATTTCCCCACCCTCCCCGCGCGGGAGGACCGCCGCACGGTCGATCGTGCGCTGGGGGCGGCGCTGGAAGGCTGGCCGCACGAACGCACGGCGATGAACGGCTTCGGCCTCGTCCAGCTCGTCGCGCGGCTGGAGCGGCCCTCGCTCCTCCACCTTGCGCATGTCGCCCCCGCTGCGCTCGCCGCGCGGCGTCTGCTTCGCCGGGCGGAGCGGGTGGCGGAGCCGGGGGCGCTGCTGCTTTCCTGCCACCCGGCCGTCGCCGCGCAAGTTGCCCCTCCCTGGCTGGAGGAGCTGACCCGCCGCACCGGCCGGACGGTGCGGGTCGAATCCGACGCCGCCCTTGCCCCGGAGGCCGGTTTCGCGCAGGCGGTGTCGGCATGA
- a CDS encoding DNA gyrase inhibitor YacG has protein sequence MTKPRPCPICKKPRSEEFTPFCSARCRDRDLAQWFTDGYAVPGRPASPDEIATED, from the coding sequence ATGACCAAGCCCCGCCCCTGCCCGATCTGCAAGAAGCCACGCAGCGAGGAATTCACCCCCTTCTGCTCCGCCCGCTGCCGCGACCGCGACCTCGCGCAGTGGTTCACCGATGGCTATGCCGTGCCCGGCCGCCCCGCCTCCCCCGACGAGATCGCGACGGAGGACTGA
- a CDS encoding type I restriction endonuclease: MELEAKLAELTKVVREHREVLLTEEAAKNALVMPFLQALGYNVFNPAEVVPEFTCDVGTKKGEKVDYAICHDGKISILVECKPASSELNLNHASQLFRYFSVTEARVAILTNGVMFKFFSDIDSPNKMDERPFFTFQLDAVKKTDIHTLSGFTKSDFNIETIVAEAGNLKMQSLVAKELEKEFADPSEEFIRLVASRVHDGRITAAIKENFKSLITASINSLIRDKVNDRLTSALQASNPSDSKESEQSATLEEDGVATTQDEIDGFNIIRAIGSRVVPPTRIIMRDAKSYCAVLLDDNNRKTIARLHFNSSTARYLGTFIGKMETRHSISDPVDLYKFEEQVVARISELEE; the protein is encoded by the coding sequence ATGGAATTGGAAGCGAAGCTCGCTGAGCTGACAAAGGTTGTTCGCGAGCACCGTGAGGTCCTCCTTACCGAGGAGGCGGCAAAGAATGCTCTGGTCATGCCGTTCCTGCAAGCTCTCGGCTATAACGTGTTCAACCCCGCCGAGGTAGTCCCGGAGTTCACCTGTGACGTAGGGACCAAAAAAGGCGAGAAAGTTGATTATGCTATCTGCCACGATGGCAAGATTTCTATTCTCGTTGAATGCAAGCCCGCCAGCTCTGAGCTCAACCTCAACCATGCGTCTCAATTGTTTCGTTATTTTTCGGTTACTGAGGCTCGCGTAGCAATTCTCACCAATGGCGTGATGTTTAAATTCTTTTCGGACATCGACAGCCCTAACAAAATGGATGAAAGGCCGTTCTTCACGTTTCAATTAGATGCCGTGAAGAAAACTGATATTCACACGCTTTCAGGCTTCACGAAAAGTGATTTTAATATTGAAACGATTGTCGCCGAAGCGGGCAATCTTAAGATGCAGAGCTTGGTAGCAAAAGAACTTGAGAAAGAATTTGCCGATCCGTCTGAAGAATTCATTCGCCTTGTGGCAAGCCGTGTTCATGATGGCCGCATAACGGCAGCGATCAAAGAAAATTTCAAAAGTCTAATTACCGCCTCGATTAATTCATTGATACGGGACAAGGTGAATGATCGTCTAACCTCCGCGCTGCAGGCGTCCAATCCATCTGATTCAAAGGAAAGCGAGCAGTCTGCAACGCTGGAAGAAGATGGTGTGGCTACGACCCAAGATGAAATCGACGGCTTTAACATTATCCGTGCGATCGGTTCGCGGGTAGTACCTCCTACTCGCATTATTATGCGTGATGCGAAATCCTACTGTGCAGTATTGCTCGATGACAACAATCGCAAGACGATCGCGCGCTTACATTTCAACAGTTCCACAGCTCGCTATCTTGGAACCTTTATAGGAAAGATGGAGACGCGACATTCCATCTCCGACCCAGTCGACTTATACAAATTCGAAGAACAAGTCGTCGCACGCATTTCCGAACTTGAAGAGTAG
- a CDS encoding type II toxin-antitoxin system CcdA family antitoxin produces the protein MNAPSNAARKATNVSLDASFVAEAKALGINISQACERGLIETVKEARSALWQEENREAIESSNVWVEKKRVAARQTSALLAWHSSMCMRTGRDAASCSIARQTC, from the coding sequence ATGAACGCCCCATCCAACGCCGCTCGCAAGGCCACCAACGTCTCGCTCGACGCCAGCTTCGTTGCCGAGGCCAAGGCGCTTGGGATCAATATCTCGCAGGCATGCGAGCGCGGGTTGATCGAGACGGTGAAGGAAGCGCGATCGGCGCTGTGGCAGGAAGAAAACCGCGAGGCGATCGAATCCTCGAACGTGTGGGTCGAAAAAAAACGGGTTGCCGCTCGCCAAACATCGGCTCTTCTAGCGTGGCACAGTTCGATGTGTATGCGAACCGGTCGGGACGCGGCTTCCTGCTCGATTGCCAGGCAGACCTGCTGA
- a CDS encoding CcdB family protein, with product MAQFDVYANRSGRGFLLDCQADLLSHLNVRFVVPLLLPGDGPVPARHLNPAFEIDGELHLMVTQYAGAVELRELGRRVTSLAKHNREIMNALDFLLTGV from the coding sequence GTGGCACAGTTCGATGTGTATGCGAACCGGTCGGGACGCGGCTTCCTGCTCGATTGCCAGGCAGACCTGCTGAGCCATCTGAACGTCCGCTTCGTGGTGCCGCTGCTCTTGCCCGGGGACGGGCCCGTGCCGGCGCGCCATCTCAACCCCGCCTTCGAAATCGACGGCGAGTTGCACCTTATGGTGACTCAATATGCGGGTGCGGTCGAACTGCGCGAACTGGGTCGCCGGGTGACTTCCCTTGCGAAGCACAACCGCGAGATCATGAACGCGCTCGATTTTCTGCTTACCGGGGTGTGA
- a CDS encoding DUF6481 family protein, whose amino-acid sequence MPGFKEPSFEERTARAQKAREKALKKHAERPPVDPEVEAQRKQARLAREAAAAEKSAARKAAIAQAKADKQAAAEAAAKEAAKPEKTEAELKAARDAKYAARKKRKK is encoded by the coding sequence ATGCCCGGATTTAAAGAACCCAGCTTCGAAGAACGCACCGCGCGCGCCCAGAAGGCCCGTGAAAAGGCGCTGAAGAAACACGCCGAACGACCCCCGGTGGACCCGGAGGTGGAGGCGCAGCGCAAACAGGCCCGCCTCGCCCGCGAAGCCGCCGCCGCCGAAAAAAGCGCCGCCCGCAAGGCCGCGATCGCTCAGGCCAAGGCCGACAAACAGGCCGCCGCAGAAGCGGCCGCGAAAGAGGCTGCCAAACCCGAAAAGACCGAAGCCGAACTGAAAGCCGCCCGCGACGCGAAATATGCGGCGAGGAAGAAGCGGAAGAAGTAG